The genomic segment TCATCTTCAAAACTAggtaatataataatacttaTTATTCCACTTATCCCAAGAAATGTTATCAATGATAATCCTTTATGAAAATGCtttgattttaaaagaaatgttctctaaaaaaaataattaatagtaaatacaatattaagaaaaaaaaagtttcttttatttaattcttaccaaatagaaaaaatgaCCAATTCCAAAGGCTACGGCACCGATAACAATTGAATGTAAATCATTatgaaaaaatgatattaaaaaatcacCAAGTGCTCCAAATAATATTCCCCAGATATgagtatatttatatttttttttaatttttgtcatTCCACTAAATACCATACCAGCTAAAGCAATAATTGgcaaacattttttaacacAATAAATTGATGTTGGTTCATAAGTAAAACCATCTGTTGTTAAAGCAAAATAACCAATTAAAATTCCGTAAATAATATAGATAGATAAAGGTAacattgttatatttaattttactttacttttgtttatttttataaatatataaaaagtaaacgttttttttttataaatgaaatagactaaaaattttgtctcgtagatattataaaaatgtctAATCGCTCGATTAAatatctatttatatatctaaaTACTTATGCAGAAATCTTAtcattcaattttaaaagaagtGCATTGAAACTATAATAtcgtttatttttatattgataatatatctttaaatgaTCAAATCTGCTATAactatacttttattaatcaGATGTAAAAGAAATACAAAGTATAGTCTATCgtaatcatttatttaatattatgtgataaaaaaaaaagagtttatagataaaactttatcaacctgtatatattttattatgtatttataacaataaaaattaaacctAATATCagaaaatatatcaattttttctatcaCATGTGTATTagacaaatatttttaacaaatattatttttttataataaccgTCATATATAACGACAACAATCAAAAAACacttttatttgtttatttatttttttttttgttttctgATCGTCTAATACTTAAAGCACcggtttatattttttatttttaaattatgatatataaaataattaaaaaaattatgcattaaaaaaatcatttattgtCTATAATtgttagaattttttttaaattaattataatattaattatttataagaagaaaaaatacaaacaattttattcatctggtgaaaaaaaaacataattttctagtaaaaaaaagtcttataatataaataaaattaatatggcattaaaaaggtaaataaattaattccACTTGTTGAATTttcaatttgtttttaacaaaatatcatacaaaaaattttttttttccattatctattaataatatatattttaaaataatttcttatatataaataaatttatcgtctgaaaaaaaatctcattcaaaaaaagttaaattacaaatgatttatataagtactattttattaaatttacaacttaataacaaatttaaaagaatatgtAAGTTTTATTCGATTgataaactttataaaaaaagaatttctgataaaaagtatattgtactctaattttttttttcatcttaATGTTTActtgtaatttttaatattaatgataagaatttttgtgatttataatttttatgataatcattgaaaaatgtttgtgtatcttatgataaattatgatttttccagtaaatttaatgttaattgatttaaaagtttatttaaaagttttttttatcaattaataatttttattgttatctttaaacagtataaaaaaaatttagtaattctttaatttattaaaattttgataaaatttttatttaaatgaagatactttcttataatatctatttttattttttaacatgattttatattctattatattttttaatattttttgtttatccTATTCTTACAAAATATTAGTGTTTTGTCCTAGAAGTAGCCATAGTCATGTTAATTTTTTGGGATCAATTGCTGATATATTAGTGAAAGGTGGACATGATGTAACATATTTATTAGCTGAAGCTAATCCTCAAGTTACTACAAATGGTAGTAAATTAGCTAAATTACATATTGTACCAAATACTAAAGAAATAgctgaaaaatatttaaatatgtcCAGTTTTACTGATGTTTGGTTAACTTCAAAACATCCAACATCTCATATGAAATTGGCACAAAAAAGAATGactttaataaaagatcAATGTTCacatttaacaaataatttaacattaacagaatatatgaaaaatcaaaaatttgatattggTATAACAGAATATTTCTATTCATGTGGAATAGgcttatttaaaatgtataatatacCAATTTTTATGAATGCTGCAGCAACAGTACTTCCAGATTCAGCATATGATTTTTATGGTTTAGAATTTCCTTCAAGTTATGTTCCAGCAATGATGATTGCTAATACTGACAAAATGACATATTTTAGAAGAATGTTAAacttattttcatttttattttcaaaattttttatgaaatatgCTCTTGTCAATTATGTTCAAGATGTTTATGATGTTAAATTTGGTCCAGGTTATTTAGATATAATGAATGATATAACACTTGATTCATATGCATTAATTAATACACATCCATTATTAGAATTTAATTTTCCacaaacaaataaaattcttCAAATTGGGGGAATGaaagaatttaatataaataaattaaatgatgaatttaataaaatacttaatataagaaaaaaaaatgttcttATTTCATTTGGATCACATGCTCAAAGTTCAAAAATGcctttaaaaatgaaaaaaacgATAGTAAATCTAATAAAAGATTATCctaatataacatttatttggAAATATGAAACAAATGAAACAGATTTTTTAGAtggtttaaaaaatgtttatctATTTAAATGGATTCCACAAATTGATTTGTTAAGTGATGGTAGAATATCACTTTTTATTACACATGCAGGATTAAATTCTGTTCTTGAATTAACTTATTTTGGTGTTCCATCACTTTTAGTACCATTATTTGGTGATCAAATGAGAAATTCAAAAATGATATCAAGACATGGTGTTGGTGTAGCTGTAACAAAAGAATTACTTTATGATtcagaaaaatttaaagaatcaTTTAAAGAAGTTTTAGAAAATggaaattatttaaagaatggaaaaaaattgtcacaaatgttaaaaaattatccaGTCAATCAGACAGATACAATTATTCGTCATACCGAAAAAGCTGTGCGTTGGggaaaagtaaatatattaaatttacaaagtagaaaaaaatctttttatcaGTATTATTTCATGGACAATATAGtttatctatttatttttgtatttataatttatttcctTTAACTTTCATTTTGCCAAtattatagatatatttaataaaactaacttaaagttatttttattaatgaaatgatataatataaaaaaaatttaatttttttaaatggaaaaaaagataatttagaaaacttttttccatattttaaatccgtttttttttttatttttttatttaaagataaataatattttttcttaacatcattttttaattttaagattgtttttttttataaatttacttgttatatcattttttttcttttaaaagattaaataaatatgatcttttctttttttttgcaaaaaaatgataatttactttaatctatattttattaaaaaggaggttatatattttgagaTAAAAAAGATTCTATTAAACAAGAAATATGAATATcattattgaaataaaaaatgatttatataactttgttgtttgtaatttttcttattatttttaaaaaattattttataatgataaaatattaatagttttaaGACAATAGTAGAGCCAACATAATATgatatattgttataaaagCTTATAATAGCTCGACCACTATTTGatttatgttatttaaatttgaaactttattatctatagaataaaaataaatttttttcttttgttaaattttattaaacttaaaatttacatatttctatttactatttaataagagaatggtaaaaatattaaaatcataatattttgaaaattaaattttgttttcttACTAATAAAATTCATAAACTTTGAACCcgtttaatttataatattttataaagtataagaaaatcttattattctaaaaatagtAACATAGATATTCttaatttgttaaaagataagatataaaaaagcATTAACTTACATTCTACATAATAtctaaaacaaattaatatgtatattgtaaattttaaaatacataccataaatataaatatattttcccTAAATTTAACAATGAGGTTGATTATAATGCCAATTCcaaacatatatatacaaatataaaagttaagaacatcattttaatatttttcatacatattataaataatttttaaaattaaattttattttatgtcttaaaaaatgtacttttataattgttatgcttttcttaacaattttaaaaagaaaaaaaattatttttctactatttttgctttttttttttattaaaattgtatcacattttattaatatttttataagtgatataaaagttataaatttaagATTAATTAACTGTAACGagaaaaataatgtttaacttatttaaaaaaatttaaatgttttattatttttttttgttaaatattattatataatttacataaaattatgtttaatattatgataatgagcttcattaaaagattttatataacatttttataaaaataaatcatccATCAATTATTCTGGcactttttttcttttattcaTATGATTTAGTAATTAGGTGTGAAGTTATAAACGAAAATTAAATGCCAAAATATTAGTAGcgttttatatcaaaaaattttaatgataataaatatataaaggtatttcttttactttaaaatattaatgttttaatgTTTAGGCTTTATGTTTTCAATTTATTGTTGGATGATTAGTATTTGagtacttttattaataaagcTTTTCACttagtttatttatatatttactttttatataataattttttcaaataaatcattttttattattaaaaaaatacataagtaataatttgttaaatgtctttttattattattattttatgcaaatttaatgatattttgattaatcaaaaaaagttttataaaaaaaaaatttttttttcttaatatatataatatttatttgaaaaaaacaatattgcTTTATATATGGAAGATGCTTtcagatatatatttacattatttcAACTCTATCAATTTTAAAGTCTAATTtcaatcaaataaatataagcaaatattcttttatttttaaagaattttgCAGGAAggttttaaaaaacttttaaaactatttttatatcatgaACATCCTTAGATgttgattaaaattttaaaaaaaaatatataaaaatagaagtAATAAGATAATTAATCATACAaactttcttttaatttttattttaagtcttctttaaaatatagatatatatttatatatatatatatatttttatattaaaacagTCTATAAATGAATCAAAATTACATTCATTCTTTGGTTAAAGATTATCTTTTCTTATTGTTCTCTAGTATAAAGCAtccaaatttttatttactaaaattattataaaaaaaatagtttatatttatgatttatatgttttatattaaaaaaaaaagttattgaaAACTTATtgttatgtatatatatatatatcatttcaTTGAAAAGATAGACttattatattgtaatataatgatttatattaattatttgagaacatataaaatattataaagaattaatattaaaatttatagaaatttttagaaaaaaaatttttaattcatgctaatatatatttaatatacatatacatatccattgaattattttctaaaagtattatataaagagtctttttagttataattttaaaatggaTACATAGACATATATATCTTTGCTGATtgaattatcatttaaatctattcaaaatgattataaaaaatactatGTTATTCTTCAATTAGATGAATGAGTTAATTCAACTTATAGTTCACatgataaaatatgtttcgtctctttttacaatatttttcataGTTATAACTTAtctattgataaattaatgttacattatttaaattattgttaaaaataaaaagacaaTATTTGTTTTCATATGTGTCTTTTgttattaatgaaataacgactatttttttttttaaaataaaggtcaaatttatttttttatatattcttttgtttttttctttcattcAATCTTtacattacttttttatggttaataaattattatttttaaataacaaattataatattattatatgttatatattatttaatgttgtaaagtaaaataagatttgttaagatgataaaatttttattaaagtgactttatactattaaaaattgttaaaaaaataattcctACAAAGTTGattattatatgtaaaaattttctcaTTTTTCATACATATCATATGCAATTgtcttaatttattatttaacatttaaatttatttctatttgtaaaaagttttaaaatgattattttttttttgaaatagaaaagaataaaatgTGATGAAACTTTGAGAATAATTGTAACGGcgtattaaataaaagtgatttatatatttatattagcCACAatcaaaaatctttttaataatatttctgaATTATACATACATAAATTACACctgatttttcttttatcattcCGATAtcataaacatattttaattactcTTATATTCTAACTTAAAAAGATTTAgtgaaataattattttaaataatttatatataatagtttcaataaattatatctatatctatatatatataaatataccaTACTTAAATagttgtttaaaaataaatttatatttactatatctaaataaattaagtaaaaatttaacttcttatcatatttttctaaatatgtttaaaaaaagaaaaagtagaaaaatttttaagaaaagcCCTTTGGGAGATtgaattatttctttaattttagtgaacgtactttttatatttatttgataaattatccCTTTTAATAGTCTCATctatctataaatatatagatttaaatttagatttatatttttagattcatttcttatttatttttactttttctcCAAAATAATTACCGTTCTTCATATGCCTGAAGATTGTTCTATTTTgtatataacaatattataaaacttaaaaagaaacaattttatgtttcaatttatataaattataaaagttttatcaattttttttcatgttatttatttttgtatatatatattttttttttgactatcaattactattttatttaaatgataaggGGTAATTGTAATTGAATGAAACATTCATTTTAATCacttaatttaaatattttatctttttactTAAACATCAATTTATATGAAAACAAAATAAGAAAGAGGGatagttttaaatataaggGTATTCAGAGAGATTATAATATCCTTccttgaaaaaatttaaatcaaaaaagaaatataagatgctatcattataaaaaaaatccagAAACATATATTATGGTAAAATAAGAGattaattactttaaaaaaaatgttttatatgtACTTTATATGatactataattttttattgacatcatttttacatataaataatttattttgttatataatatttacaaaaatatttatatatattataagaattcatttaattttttcattaacgACTATTTTATTAGTAATGTTTATAGTGAATAGCTATATATAGAAGAAAGAACGTCTTCCACATTTTAttgtttcaattttttaatgaatatcTATATGcttttcaacaaaaaaaaatatatatatattctttctGTTAGTTTTTtctattgttaaaatatattaattttaaaataaaagttaagtttttttttctaaaaaaaaaaaaattcatttttttgtcAATATCTTTACTACAAtacttttacaatttttttttttttcaaataaaaaaaaaaaatatttttattaaattaattttcttttcgAGAAGagttaaaaaacaaattagtATCACTAGAATCTTTGTAAGTATCAAATTTTTGAGATactttaaaagattaaattaatattatattttttctaagctaaaaatataatcttttttgcattttttttaaaagtataaaatttgattCAATTATTACTActtaatgttatttaattttttataggataactttaaagtttaaaaaaaaaaaacctaaatcgctatattttaatacacaactgatttttttttttgagaaaaaaaaaatgaatatttttatcttgtTTATAATAggtgtttttaaaaaataactaatacattaaataaaaattacccttgttatatcatttttgttTTCCTTTTATTTGAAGcatagtaaatttttatttaccataaaataaattattcaaaaactTATAAATGACAATCTTTGACTCAATGAACTTTatgtttcttttaatttaaaaaaaaatttaaaaacagtTTGGACATGAAagaatagtaaaaaatttattttcaaagaaatgattttaaagaaataatattatatacttttagtttctatttactttttttttaatcgcttattaaaatatataataaaaatatttatgttatatggtttttaagttttattattttaataaaataatacaaatgaagacatgttaaaaaagttttttaattttttttattatcaatttcgtcatttcatttatatatatatatatatataatttttttaaaaaaagtattttgcTATAAAATGGCAAACTAATCTTTTATACATAGATAATCacctttttattttaaaataattaaaaataaaaacatagtTTCAATACTATAACATTTAATGCCACTTTTAtctttattgttttattatttaattattataatattttaataataatattttttttaaatttattttagaaatcaTGGAAAATTCTTCCATTGATCTAtatgatttaaataatataactaaaacaaataatatattacaaaaagaaTCATTTCCACCTGAAGGTTGTTTTGATGCTTACCATCCAATAATTATTCCACGATTCTACCTTGTTTGTGTTGCCGGATTTATTACATCtattattagtattattgaaaattcttttttattctttctttttgctaaaaagtaagtttttattttgaaaaaaaataatctatattttttttcttatatttctttttagaaaaagtaatcgtaatcattataatttatatctcATGTTAATTGCCATTATTGATGTTTTTATGGGAATCtcatatattttacttatGGTGGTAAATGTTTCTGCAGATTATTTCCAATCTCTTACACTTCTACGATTATGGTAATATATATCTTATCAAACatacaattaatatataaaaaaaactttcttttttttaggtatttttatgttattccAATGATTACAGTTTCACACGTAGCTATGACATCTTCAGCAATGTGTATTTTAGCAGCAACATTTGAAAGATACTGCATTACGGTTAATGCTAAACAAACAGaatttgtcaaaaaaaatcGCGTTTTTATTGCTTTAGGGAGTCTTGTTATtgctatttttaataaaggaAGTATGTATTTTGAATTTGATGTAAGTATTTTGTACTTTAAAACATTCAAAtgacatttattatttttatttttttttctagataATAACAAATGAAACTTGTTCTGGGACAATGAATGAATATGCAATCATTCCAACTAGCTTAATTGATGCTCCtctttatgttatttttagaGTATGGTGTAGAAATATTGCTACTGTTTTTCTACCATTTTTTGCATTAGCATACCTTAATGCTAGAATTGTTAGAGCATTAGCTAAGCAACAAAGACTTGATTATTGTGCAGACTTGATTTTGGCTAATTCAAAGAATCATCCGGATAAGGAAAAAAGTCGTCGTAAAGTAtgtttatttctaaaaaaaaattatcaaaaaaatattttttttcatttttgttgatactaaaaaaaaagttttttttttttaaatttaatatatatatatatgtataattattCTAGATTTTAACAAGAAGTGCTACAAGAACATTAGTATTAGTCGTAATTACttatttaatatcaaatgtcgtaaatgttattttaactGTTGGTGAGTATGTCAACAAATTACAGTTACAGACATATTATACAGAGTAAgtctattaaataaaaaaaaaataattaatcatttttgttAACACTCTTTCTTAAGtgcatattttattttattggaTGCCTCCTCCTTGTTATGTGTTTTAGCTTCTGCTCTACGTTTTCCTATTTATATGACTTGTCAATCACAATTGAGAGAAGAAGTTTTCAATCTTTTGAAGCATAAATTAAGAAAAGATAACTTGATAGATGAAAGCAATAATAGTACTAATAGCAATAATAATGGAAATGTTCAAttattaacatataaaaatgatgatCTAACCATTAGTGTTAGAATGGACGATAATGTTAAATCAACCATGGTATGTTAAtactattataataattcaaaaatcAGGTTTAACATTTTaggattttaaaaaagatttgttAGTCAAATACCCATCAACTGAGGAAGATAACAATGATGAGAAAATTGTTAATAGAAAAGTAACCAAAATAAATgttgttgataaaaatattattaaagatgataaaaaattattatggaATGCAAATGATTCTATAATATGTCAACgtttaaaattatctgaAGGAAATGACTTtcttcaaaatataatttttggtGAATGTCAAAAAGAAAGtttattgtaattatttaaaaaaaaataaatatgttgaaattataatttgtaaactttttgttattttttgaccattaaaaaaaatttttgtatattttaaatatatattatattaacattGCTAATGGGAACGCGCAATTTTTTGAACATACTTTTCCAGTCTTTTTATTGAACAACAAATTACATTTACCTACCATtcaactttctttttttcataattacattttaattgataaactttataaaagattatatttaaaaatatgtgaAGTAAAACTAGCTTTTTAACTTTTCTTCATTAACCATTGTaatcgtttttttttttcttcattatttttactcTTAAATcgtacatttttattattgctttataatattaacaattaattGTGTTTATTGCTTCAAAACaaacatattttaactaCGTGTCTAAggcatttatttttataaatatatttataaatataatattacttgATAATAAAGCTTATCTTAAAACtacttttataaacatttaaaagttttttttttagttatttattcctttttttattaatttaatgatattttataaccTATTATCTTGTATTCACAGATGATAACACTTATAGTTAATTGATGAGaggataatataaaagtatatattgttattgttgcctatatatacataaattgttttcttatatatctagtaaatttatttttttaaaacggTCCTTAACAATTTTATGAGTAAATTGACATGTGTCTATTACAAGATTGACCTTCATCAATTTAATAACTTATTTACAACTTATTCTTTacacaaataaaatatatatcctTTACTTCTTCTTATTATAGGATTGGCTCATTTAAGATAGGTaaagaattatatatatatatttgaagtatcattttgaattattctttattttactttttgaaGATCAACTACTActtttagtaaaattatttttaatttattacatttaaacATATGACAGTAACatttgtatttattatttgtttaccATTAATCATTTCTATTGTAAATCTTTTAACTATTAATGATCCAAAATCTGgagataaaaaagaaaatgtatctttaaaaatagatgaaggaaaaataaaataaaaaaaaaagataaagtataattagttttataattaacaGACCATGccattataatttatatttaaaatgtttaagggtaaaaaaatttattttattataatgtaaaaGGTATATGTCGGTATTTTTACTTTGATTAGTACAAATTTAGTTTACAAGTTTAATTACTATTTTACAAAGTCCAATCATGTAATTGAATCATAAAAAGCTATTACCTTAAACATATCTAATACCGGCATAAATGTTacaacacttttttttttattatcttttatatttttacataatatatttaatttacaatatttatataaatagattCATGCTGTGCCTCAATACCATCatcttctttttattatataatgtattattaaaaaagcgggttagaaatattaaataatagaaatgataaatatgataCTTTGATGGACAATATAATGATGATTTATTGagaaaattcaaaaaaattcattattttttttacacaaTAGAAGCTACCTTTTTAACCATTAGGTCATTGGTAGAGTAATAAATATCATCTGGTATAATATTATCCTATTATTCATTCATCTCTCATTATGATTCAGGTGAAGCCTTTTTTaccttctttttttttacctccTAAAGAAGTTTATCATAATACAAGGCCGTCCATTTACACAAtacttaaataaataatattataaataaattgttataatattatttattggtacatcacaatattttttttatgtttaaaaaaaattaaaatatattataaatgtttagtgtaaattgttataattatttcatattaattatttttgaactGCCCTACCTCaataaatgattaataaaataagattaatGATAGTTAATTGTTTGTTATCAATCTAATAAgttgtaatatatataatattataaatttattattaaacattacttattacaaattatgtatataatattgttaataagaaataattttacctcatattatcttttttattccTTTTATTATGGGGAAAATAAGAGgtgaataaaattatagtaaattatttttaagtaaagtACCTACTTTACACAAATTGGTGTTGTAAAACAAGTGTTTTATATCAATAGTTACATATTCTCGTAGAAGATGAATAAGATTTATCTGTTTATCAAAgcagatattttatttccgtctaatatatatttattatcataacttttagtaatatattttctataataataataataaactactgtttaaattaacatatataaaacCAGGTAAATTACTTGTATCAATGTTTATTCttgttattaaaacttttgattaatttattattactaaattATAATGTGAAAAATGTTAACcacaaacatttttattaacattataaaaagttttactatatttttttttatatttatttatatatatagaatatcattatatttataaagatatattcttttatttattgataaaagcATTAATCAGTAAGCATATTTTCTTATGgatattatatacattttacttatttacaaaaaataatgattcccatttaaaatttttattgaagcATGCAATATTCAACTATTTTTATGACTTCTATTTCCTTTCATTTAACTTCGTAACGCAACATTATTTTCCTAATAACATTCAAACATTATTCTTTTTTGCCATGTCCTTCGCGCATCATAACCAAAACATAGTTTTCCTCatttttgtcttttttttttttgtaaaatacttatttattaaaagatagtTTAAGTAGgcaatatttttctttttaaatactaaCATTTATaact from the Strongyloides ratti genome assembly S_ratti_ED321, chromosome : X genome contains:
- a CDS encoding G protein-coupled receptor, rhodopsin-like family and GPCR, rhodopsin-like, 7TM domain-containing protein — protein: MENSSIDLYDLNNITKTNNILQKESFPPEGCFDAYHPIIIPRFYLVCVAGFITSIISIIENSFLFFLFAKKKSNRNHYNLYLMLIAIIDVFMGISYILLMVVNVSADYFQSLTLLRLWYFYVIPMITVSHVAMTSSAMCILAATFERYCITVNAKQTEFVKKNRVFIALGSLVIAIFNKGSMYFEFDIITNETCSGTMNEYAIIPTSLIDAPLYVIFRVWCRNIATVFLPFFALAYLNARIVRALAKQQRLDYCADLILANSKNHPDKEKSRRKILTRSATRTLVLVVITYLISNVVNVILTVGEYVNKLQLQTYYTDAYFILLDASSLLCVLASALRFPIYMTCQSQLREEVFNLLKHKLRKDNLIDESNNSTNSNNNGNVQLLTYKNDDLTISVRMDDNVKSTMDFKKDLLVKYPSTEEDNNDEKIVNRKVTKINVVDKNIIKDDKKLLWNANDSIICQRLKLSEGNDFLQNIIFGECQKESLL
- a CDS encoding UDP-glucuronosyl/UDP-glucosyltransferase family-containing protein, whose amino-acid sequence is MILYSIIFFNIFCLSYSYKILVFCPRSSHSHVNFLGSIADILVKGGHDVTYLLAEANPQVTTNGSKLAKLHIVPNTKEIAEKYLNMSSFTDVWLTSKHPTSHMKLAQKRMTLIKDQCSHLTNNLTLTEYMKNQKFDIGITEYFYSCGIGLFKMYNIPIFMNAAATVLPDSAYDFYGLEFPSSYVPAMMIANTDKMTYFRRMLNLFSFLFSKFFMKYALVNYVQDVYDVKFGPGYLDIMNDITLDSYALINTHPLLEFNFPQTNKILQIGGMKEFNINKLNDEFNKILNIRKKNVLISFGSHAQSSKMPLKMKKTIVNLIKDYPNITFIWKYETNETDFLDGLKNVYLFKWIPQIDLLSDGRISLFITHAGLNSVLELTYFGVPSLLVPLFGDQMRNSKMISRHGVGVAVTKELLYDSEKFKESFKEVLENGNYLKNGKKLSQMLKNYPVNQTDTIIRHTEKAVRWGKVNILNLQSRKKSFYQYYFMDNIVYLFIFVFIIYFL
- a CDS encoding YhhN-like family-containing protein, producing the protein MLPLSIYIIYGILIGYFALTTDGFTYEPTSIYCVKKCLPIIALAGMVFSGMTKIKKKYKYTHIWGILFGALGDFLISFFHNDLHSIVIGAVAFGIGHFFYLRTFLLKSKHFHKGLSLITFLGISGIISIIILPSFEDEPISTIIIGVYALILAICFVGSGSQYFEGNIQYQGGKKFQLLRFIGYTLFLASDFCLLLANKGYYYSFSEAFIMVTYYGAQLFITSALHNEEILKDRK